The Flavobacterium johnsoniae genomic sequence TCCTGCTAAAGAAGTACAATACGCAAATGTGGATGTAACGGGAACTTATGAAAAAGTCTTAGAGAAAGGCTATAAATCGCCAGAAATGCTTCAAAAAGTAGCCGACCGACTTTATTTTGAAGGAAACTTAAACACAGCGGCGGGCTATTATGAACAGTTGTTCATTTTGGTAAAAGATCCTGACGTTATTTATTACTACAGATACGCTCAATCATTAAAAGCAATCAATCAAATCGACAAAGCTGAGGTTTTGATGAAAAGGTTTAAGAGTGAGACATTGGTGGCGAAGTAATTTTTTAACCGCAAAGCACACAAAGTAAAAGCGCAAAGGTCGCAAAGTTTTATTTTTAAGCTTTGCGACCTTTGCATATGAAGATTTTTAGCCATTTTTTTTTAAAGAGATAACCGTCATTTTTAATATAGCCCGTGGTTTCAACCACGGGAACACAATCATGACCATAATATGGAATCCAGTGGTTGAAACCACTGGCTATGTTTAAATATTATGGTAAAAAAAAGACGATCAATTTGATCGTCTTTTTTTAAGCTCCCCTCTTGGGCTCGAACCAAGGACCCTCTGATTAACAGTCAGATGCTCTAACCAACTGAGCTAAGGAGGAATCACCTTATAGGTAAATATGTTTGCTAAAAAAAGTTGCTCCCCCTCTTGGGCTCGAACCAAGGACCCTCTGATTAACAGTCAGATGCTCTAACCAACTGAGCTAAGGAGGAAGTTGTTGCTCTTTTTAGCGAGTGCAAATATAAAACTATTTTTAGTTTCTCAAAAACATTTCCACTCTTTTTTTGACTTTTTTTTACTTGCCTACAATTGCTTTGTAAATGTCGTTTCCGTTAGCAAATAGTAGTAGTGAAATAAGTAAAACAAAACCAACCATTTGCGCATTCTCTAGGAATTTATCGCTCGGTTTTTTGCCACTAATCATTTCATATAATAAAAACATAACATGACCACCATCAAGAGCCGGAATTGGCAATAAATTCATAACTCCAAGCATAATTGACAATAAAGCCGTGATTGACCAGAATACTTCCCAGCTCCAAGAAGTAGGGAAAATATTGAAAATAGCCGCAAATCCACCTACTTGTTTGTAAGCTTTAGTTTCTGGATTAAAAATCATTTTCAATTGTTTTCCGTAACCAACCAATTGATCTTTTCCTTTTTCAAGACCAACCGGAATAGATTCGAAGAAACCATATTTTTTTGTGCTGATTTTATAATATCCTAATTTTTCTAATGATTTTAAATCTAAACCACCAGCCAAAACACCCAATTTTCCATCATTAGTAACTTTTAAAGTAATTGGAGTTTCTTTTAAATCACGTAACACAACGGCAGAAATTTGTTGTCCTTTATTGATGTCTAAAATAGGTTTTGCTTCATCAAAATATTTAATTTTTTGTCCGTTAAGAGAAAGAATCAAATCTTTTGGTTTTAAATTTTGGTTTGGAGAATTTTCGGCTACTTGACTAATTGCATAAGGTTTGCGTATCCCTATAAGAAGACCTTTTTCTGTTTTAGAAAGTTGATCAACAAAATCAGTTGGCATTGTGATGGTTTGCTGTTTTCCATCTCTTTCTATCAAAACATGCTTTGCCATAATAACATTCATGTTCATATCGCTGTCGTAATTTTCTACCGTTTTTCCGTCAATAGAAATAATTTTGTCTCCAGTTTTAAAACCAGCTTTAAGCATCACTGGATTTTCAATTAGAACACCATCTTTTAAGTCAGCATTTGAAATATAAGTATCGCCATAAGCGAAAGCCATACCAATATATATTATAAAAGCTAATATAAAGTTTACTGTAACACCGCCAAGCATGATAATTAAACGTTGCCAAGCTGGTTTAGTACGAAATTCCCAAGGTTGTGGAGGAAGAGCCATTTGCTCTTTGTCCATACTTTCATCTATCATTCCAGAAATTTTCACATAACCTCCAAGCGGAAGCCACCCGATAC encodes the following:
- the rseP gene encoding RIP metalloprotease RseP, whose product is MDIVIKLSQFLLSLSLLIILHELGHFIPAKLFKTRVEKFYLFFDVKYSLFKKKIGETEYGIGWLPLGGYVKISGMIDESMDKEQMALPPQPWEFRTKPAWQRLIIMLGGVTVNFILAFIIYIGMAFAYGDTYISNADLKDGVLIENPVMLKAGFKTGDKIISIDGKTVENYDSDMNMNVIMAKHVLIERDGKQQTITMPTDFVDQLSKTEKGLLIGIRKPYAISQVAENSPNQNLKPKDLILSLNGQKIKYFDEAKPILDINKGQQISAVVLRDLKETPITLKVTNDGKLGVLAGGLDLKSLEKLGYYKISTKKYGFFESIPVGLEKGKDQLVGYGKQLKMIFNPETKAYKQVGGFAAIFNIFPTSWSWEVFWSITALLSIMLGVMNLLPIPALDGGHVMFLLYEMISGKKPSDKFLENAQMVGFVLLISLLLFANGNDIYKAIVGK